ATGCTAAGGGCGGACAATCTGTTCATAATTATGGTTTTGCTGTAGACATTTGTCTAATTATAGATGGCAAAACTGCTTCCTGGGATACTGCTAAAGATTGGGATAACGATAAAATTTCTGATTGGCAGGAATGTGTCAAAATTTTCGCCAAATACAACTGGAACTGGGGCGGAGACTGGAAAACGTTTAAAGATCTTCCGCATTTTGATAAAAAAGGATATAGCGACTGGAAAGTTCTAAGTAAGCTAAAACGCGACAGAAAAAACTATGTAATCTTATACAAATAAACAGATGAAGATTTCAAAATTAAACCTTGCATCATTTTTAATCATTCTTTCGTTTACAATTACTTCTTGTATTTCGACAAAAACCGCGCTTTACGATCATTACTCTTATCAAAAAACTACGGAACTAAAAGTAGAAACAATAAAATTGATGAATGCCGCAACTCAGCCTTATACTACTCATAAAGAAGAAGTTGAAAATTTATTACTTGATCTTGATAAATTGGCCGAATATGAAAAAAACAAACCAAATAACGAAATCACATTTGCGATGTGCAAGGTTTTGAGCGATAAAGAAAAAAATCTTTTGGCCGGTTTTTTCAAACGTTGGGAAGCAAAAGGAATTCTGTCTAAGGCTTTTCTGGAGGAATCCAAAAAACAGGTTTCAGATGCTTTGGATTTACTTATTCAATATGAAATTAAAAAAGACAAAGAATCAAAAGATGAACTTTTAAACTTAATCAACCTAAATGCATAATAACCAATGGATAACGATAAATTTATAGGTGAGTTAAAAA
This genomic window from Flavobacterium sp. 9 contains:
- a CDS encoding M15 family metallopeptidase, translated to MDQTTKKHIDLLHPSVREEVTKIIEECDLTLTGKAKVRITQGLRSFQEQEDLYAFGRTKPGKKVTNAKGGQSVHNYGFAVDICLIIDGKTASWDTAKDWDNDKISDWQECVKIFAKYNWNWGGDWKTFKDLPHFDKKGYSDWKVLSKLKRDRKNYVILYK